The Verrucomicrobium spinosum DSM 4136 = JCM 18804 genome includes a region encoding these proteins:
- a CDS encoding FtsW/RodA/SpoVE family cell cycle protein: protein MTPLFRKFLGLNWILALNMIALIVWGVWAIYNASSFREGMNLSTVWRSQVQWAVLGLGVFGAAALVDYKWVRWGGWIMYLAGIAGLILVKFIGFGEKGAHSKIHLGPVDVQPSQLAIVATIVSIAVVLGDLHRIAPVFRHHWLRLGVSGILAGVPMLMVLKEPDLGSAAVYGPVVVAMLLVGSIPFRYLITLFLGVMCILPVAYFFGLKPYQKKRVEVFVNMLTNKKVDTLGDAYMADKVKIAVGSAGFEGKGPLSSKVDGRSVHRTFFTPTEAINDFIYSVIVEEFGFRGGLLQIVVMALLLLQCIFVSFYARDNLGRLIVVGIVGMLFAHSMQNMGMNILMMPITGLPLPFTSYGGTFLIVCMFLMGMVQSVWIHRNISPVKKKGRRDDEGEMDEF, encoded by the coding sequence TCGCAAATTTCTTGGTCTTAACTGGATCCTGGCGCTCAACATGATCGCATTGATCGTGTGGGGTGTTTGGGCGATCTACAATGCTTCCTCCTTCCGGGAAGGGATGAATCTCTCCACGGTCTGGCGCAGCCAGGTGCAGTGGGCGGTGTTGGGCCTGGGAGTATTCGGCGCGGCCGCGTTGGTCGATTATAAGTGGGTACGATGGGGCGGGTGGATCATGTACCTTGCTGGCATCGCAGGGTTGATCTTGGTGAAGTTCATCGGGTTCGGCGAAAAAGGTGCCCATAGTAAGATTCACCTGGGCCCTGTGGACGTTCAGCCGTCCCAGTTGGCCATTGTGGCGACCATCGTTTCGATCGCCGTCGTCTTGGGGGATCTGCACCGGATCGCGCCGGTCTTCAGGCATCATTGGCTTCGTCTCGGGGTGTCGGGCATCCTGGCAGGAGTGCCCATGCTCATGGTGCTAAAGGAGCCTGACCTCGGCTCTGCTGCTGTTTACGGCCCGGTGGTAGTGGCCATGCTGCTGGTGGGCAGCATTCCTTTCCGATACCTCATCACCCTGTTTTTGGGGGTGATGTGCATCCTTCCTGTTGCCTATTTCTTTGGCCTCAAGCCCTACCAGAAGAAGCGCGTTGAGGTGTTCGTCAACATGCTCACCAACAAGAAGGTGGACACGCTGGGGGATGCCTACATGGCAGACAAGGTGAAGATAGCCGTGGGCTCGGCGGGCTTCGAAGGGAAGGGGCCTCTCTCCAGCAAAGTGGACGGGCGCTCGGTGCATCGCACGTTCTTCACGCCTACGGAAGCCATCAACGACTTCATTTATTCCGTGATTGTGGAGGAGTTTGGGTTTCGAGGGGGGCTCTTGCAGATTGTGGTCATGGCTCTGTTGTTGTTACAGTGCATCTTTGTGTCCTTCTACGCCCGGGACAATTTAGGCAGGCTCATTGTGGTCGGGATCGTGGGCATGCTTTTTGCCCACTCCATGCAGAACATGGGGATGAACATCCTCATGATGCCTATCACCGGTCTGCCCCTGCCCTTCACCAGCTATGGCGGTACCTTCCTGATCGTATGCATGTTCCTCATGGGCATGGTTCAGAGTGTCTGGATCCACCGCAACATTTCCCCGGTCAAGAAGAAGGGGCGGCGCGATGACGAGGGTGAAATGGATGAGTTTTGA